The genomic region GGCAGGATTGTAGAACAAGGGCCACCCAGCGAGATCTTCTCGAACCCGCAAGACCCCCGCACACAGGACTTTCTGAAAAAGATTCTGGCGACCAATCCAGTCTGACGAGCACCACCAGACCCTATCCCTCCTGTCTGCAACGTCGCACCACTGGGGCCATAGCTCCAGCAGAGATATAGCGAGTTCCGAACGAACTTAATTGACTTGTTCAATGGGCTGAAGAAAATCGCGCAGCCATCACAAGTTACAACGAATTCGTTGAACAGCATGGCTGTTTCGGTGACGAGTTCCGGGGATTTTGATGGCCCAGTTCGACGTGTACCCCAACCCGAGCAAAACCAGCAAATCGTTTTATCCTTACCTGGTGGACATCCAAAGCCAAGATTTGGCCGACCTGACAACTCGCATTGTTATTCCGCTTGGCAAACTCTCGTCCTTCGGAGACAAAGTGATGCAAGGCCTCACTCCGGAAATCACCTTCGATGATCAAAAACTTCTTTTGCTGACACCTCAGATTTCTTCGGTGTCCACCAAGCAACTTGAACACTCTGTCGGCTCATTAACGCATTTCCGAGACCAGATCGCGGGCGCCCTGGACTTTGCGGTAACCGGCATTTAATGCGCCAGCTCAGCTGCGGCGAAGCCTTGGGAAAACCGGGACAGATTTATTTAATCGCTTTCTATTCTAACGCCAATGGCGCACGTATCGCTTGAGGGAAAATACCATGTCTCAATTTATCAACAAAAAAGAAA from Marinobacter sp. LV10R510-11A harbors:
- a CDS encoding CcdB family protein, which gives rise to MAQFDVYPNPSKTSKSFYPYLVDIQSQDLADLTTRIVIPLGKLSSFGDKVMQGLTPEITFDDQKLLLLTPQISSVSTKQLEHSVGSLTHFRDQIAGALDFAVTGI